The DNA region CCCCTCGCGATGAGCTCTGAGACGGTGATGCCCTCGGGGGCGATCGGCGTTTGCGGGAGCAGGCCGAGCTGGCGCGCGAATTGCTTGACCGAGGTGCGGCGAATGTCTGCGCCGTCGAGCAGCACTTTGCCCTCGCTCGGCTTGAGCAGGCGCGAGAGCATGCGCAACAGCGTCGACTTTCCGCAGGCGTTCGGGCCAATGATCGCGGTGAACGAGCCCGTTGGCACCCGCACGGTGACATCGTGCAAAACGACGGTGCGCTCGTAGCCGCCCGAAACGTGCTCGGTTGTCAGGCGCGCCTCGGCGGCGGCTGCGGCGGGTGGTGCGAGATCGGTCATGAGCGTGCACTTTCACGAAAGAGGAGCCAGATGAGGTACAGACCGCCGAGGCACACCGTCACGGCGCCGACGGGCAGCGTCGCGCCCGGAATCGCGTGCTGGGCGATGAGATCGGAGGCCGAGAGCAAGAGCGCGCCGACGAGGGCCGCACCCACGAGATCGAGGGTTCCCTTGCGCCCCGTGATGCGGGTTGCGATGGGCGGCGCCGCGAGCGAGATGAAGGCGACAGGGCCCGCGACCGCGGTCACGAGGGCGGTGAGCGCAACGCCGACAATGACGATGAGGGCCTTGCTACGCTCGAGCGGCACGCCGAGCGCCGCCGCGGTGTCGTCGCCGAGTTGCAACTGCCTGAGCCTTCGGGCGAGCATCGGCAGCATCACGACGAGCGGCACGGCGACGGCCGCCGAGGCGATGACGACCGGCCACTCGACGCCGTTAATGCTGCCCGCACCCCACACCGCGGCTTCGGCGGCCAGCTCGAGATCGACGTTCACTGAGAACCACACGTTGACCGAGGCGAGCATCGCAGAGACCGCGATTCCCACGATCACGAGTCTGAATCCGCCCATGCCGCGGCGGTAGGCGAGCAGGTAGATGATCATGGCAGCGCCGATTCCGCCGACTATTGCGCCAACGGCCTGCGAACCGTAGCCGGTGTTGCCCATCATGAGCATGACGACGACGCCCGTGTAGGCACCGGTGTTCAGCCCCACGATGTCTGGGCTACCCAGTGGGTTGCGGGTGAGCGACTGGAACATCGCACCGCTCACGCCGAGGCAGGCCCCAAAGAGCACGGCCGCGAGGGCTCTCGGGGCGCGCCACTCAACGACGACCATGCGGTCGATTCCTGTTGCGCCGGGTGAGAGCGCGTTAAACACCTGCTCGATGGAGAGCGAGCGCGACCCGAGGGTGAGCGCCGCAAGCGAGCAGGCGACGACGGCGATGACGAGCAGCACCTGCACGACGATCGCGCGTCGTGTCGTGCGGCGGCTGAAGCGACCGGCGCGAAGAACAACCGTTGCGCTCATAGGGCAGCCACCTTCGTACGGCGCACGAGCGCGATGAGCACGGGGGCACCGAGAAAGGCGGTGACGACGCCGACCTGCAGCTCGGCTGGCGAGACGATCACGCGCCCAAGAATGTCAGAGGTCAGCACTAACGTGGGGCCCAAGACGAGAGAGAAAGGGAGGATCCACCGCTGGTCTGGCCCGACCATGAAGCGCACGGCGTGCGGCACCATGAGGCCCACGAAGCCGATGGGGCCGACGGCCGCGGTTGCGGCACCACACATGAGGGTGACCGCGATCATTCCGCGGGCGCGCGTGAAGCCCACGCGTGAGCCGACCGAGCGCGCAAGGTCGTCGCCGAGGGCGAGGGCGTTCATGCCTCGCGCGGTCGTGAAGGCGAGCACGAGGCCGATCGCGATGAAGGGCAAGACGACCTGCATCGTGCCCTCGGGACGGTCGGCGAGACTGCCAGCGCCCCAGAAGCGCATGCGGTCGAAGGTGCGCGTATTGAGCATCGCGAGGGTGTGCGAGAAGCCCGTAAGCACGGCGCTCAGCGCAACACCGACGAGCGTGAGGCGCAGCGGCGTCGCGCCGCCCCCGCCCCTGGCGGCCACGAAGTAGACGAGCATGCCAGCGGCAACAGCACCGATAAACCCGAACCAGAGGTACTGCGAGATGCGAGTCACCCCGAAGAGCGAAACACCGAGCACGATCGCGAAACCGGCGCCCGCGTTCACCCCGAGAATGCCGGGGTCGGCGAGCGGGTTGCGCGTGAGGCCCTGCATGAGTGCGCCCGAGACTGCGAGCGCCGCCCCCACGAGCAGGCCAAGCAGCGTGCGGGGCACCCGGAGCGTGAGCACCGTGGCGTGGTCGATGCTGCCATCGGGGTCGGTGAGCGCGGCCCACACCGTACTGAGCGGCAACTTCGCCGACCCAATCGCGATGCTCGCTGCGCACACGCAAGCGAGCACAACGAGCGAAACGCACAGCCAAGCGATACGGTGCCGCGACTTCGGCACCGGCGTCATAGCGGGCACTAGCGCCCGGCCGTCGCAATCACTTCGAGGCTCTCGATGCCCCAGCCAAGCTTTTCACGTGAAACCAGTGACCAGCCGGCAGCCTCCACGAGTGCGAGGGTCGCCTCGGGAGTGCGGGTCGGCACGCCGAGCACCGCGTAATCGACGAGGGCCTGCGCGGCACTCGCCGCGGGGCTCAGCCCGTCTGGGCTTAGCCGCTCGATGAGCACGAGTCGCTCGGCAGCACCCGCGAGCGAGCGCAGGAGCGAAACGACCTCGGCGTCGCTGCGGTGGCCGAAGGCAAGGGCCGTCGCCACGAGATCGGCACCCTCGGGCACGCCCTGGGCAAACGCCCACGGAGCCTCGTGAGCGACCTGACGCAGAACCGCGAGCGGGCCAGCCGACTCGAACACCGTGATGCTCGCGCCAACCTCGGCCTGCAGCACCTCGCTGACCTCGAGCGCCCCCGGCCCCGTCACCGCGACCTTCGGCGCCTCGCCCCACACGGCCTGGCGCGTGAGGCCCGTGAGCACGTGCGGCAGGCCGCGGGCCTCGTCGACGAGCTCTTCGTAGTATTCGGTGTTCGTTTCGACCGAGGTGCGCAGCGATGATCCGCTCACGTGTTCCCAGGCCGAGCGGTCGCTGCCGAGCGCCTCGGGCAGTGCCTGAAGCGCGAGCACCTGGTCGGCCTCGCAGCCCACGTAATGCTCCTGCTCGTGCTCGTCTTCGCAGAGCTCTTCGCCCAGGCGGTCGAGGCTCAGGAGCCCCTGGTCGTCGCGCGTGACGAGACCCGCCTGAACGAGCAACTCGGTGAGCGCGTCGAGCTCGCCCGCGGTGGCACGTAGCCTGGCGGCGAGCGTCTCGAGCGAGATCGGTTCTGCGGCGAGCGCGTCGAGCAAGCCGATGCTGAGGGCCGCACGCACGGCGAACCAGGTAATGGGCATCTCTGGCAGCGTGGGCTCGTGCGCGAGCTGGCCGGGGGCGTCGGCCTCTGGCGTCTTGTGCCAGTAACCGGTGATGTTGGTGTGCGATTTGGCCGCGCCGAGCGCCTTCGCGAGCTTGCGCACGGGCAGGAGCGCGCGGCTCTCGGCAGCGGCCCAGACGTACGGGGTTCCGCCGGGCACCTGCAGCTTCGCAACCGCCTCGGCGAGCGCCCGCTCATCGTGCTCAGGGGCGATCACCCACTCGACCTGATCGTTCGGGCCGAGCGAAAACTCTTGCTTGGCGCGGGCATCGGCAATCGTGATCACCGCGCGCACTGGGGCAGCGCTCGGCCGCTCGTCGAAGTAGCGACCGATCGCGGGAAGCGCCGTCTCGTCGCCCGCGAGCAGCACCCAGTCAGCGTCGTCAGGAACGACGGTCGACGACTTGGGGCCGGCGAACCAGAGCGCAGCGCCCACGGTGGCACGTTGCGCCCAGCTCGCTGCCGGCCCGTCGCCGTGCATCACGAAATCGAGATCGAGCTCGCCCGTGGCCGCGTCGAAGCGGCGCGGGGTGTAGTCGCGGCCCTGCCTTGTCTCGGCCGGCGCCCACTCGATCCCGTTCGGGAGCTGCTCGGGCAGCACCTGAGCAATATCGCTATCACTCGCAAAAATGAGCTTCACGTGGTCATCGAAACCGGGGCTCGCGAAGGCGGGCAGGTCGTGCTGCCCGTTCGAGAACGCCGCGAGTTGCTCACCCGAGAGCGTGACCCTGCGCATGCGCGGTGTCACGTCGACGATGCGGGTGACGTGTACGCACCGCAGAACGAGCGGGTGAATGATGAGATCGTGATGTGCCATGGCGATATTCCTTCAGGTGCCCCGAGTGCTCGCTACGAGAACTGCTCTTCGATGATGTCGAGCAGAGCGAGCGCCTTGTCGTAGTCACCGCGCACGGTCCAGTACGGCAGGTCGTAGGCGTGATCGTCTGAGAAGGCCTTGGTGCCGGCCCAGACGGGCTGCTTCGCGAGCGTCGCGACATCGGTTGTGTCGGTGTTGAAGCCCGTGATGAAGAGGGTTGGAACGTCTGCGAGCAGCTGGCCAACCTGTTCGGTCGAGAGCGTCGCCATGTCGCCACCCGGGTTGTAGGGCTCGAGGCCGTGCTCTTCGACGAGCGGTGCTGCGGTGAAGCCGAGCGCCTCAAGCTCCTGCGGCAGGCCGGTGTCTTCGAAGAGGAGGTACGGGGTGCCGTCAGAGGTAATCGTGAGCACCGACGCTGGCGAGGCGGGCACGTCAATCGCCGCCTTCACCTCGGCGACGCGATCTTCGTAGGCCTTGAGTCGATCGGCGTAGTCGTCGGCGCGACCGAAGAGGTCGTCGGCGATGAACTCGAACTGCTCCTGCCAGGTCGTGAGGTCTTTGTTCACGATGACGGTCGGCGCGATTTGCGAGAGCTGGTCGTAGCCCTTCGAAGCGAGGCCGCCGGGCAGCCCCATGCCGCCGGCGACAATGAGGTCGGGCTCGAGCTCAAGAATGGCCTCGAGGTCGAAGCCGTCCATACCCCAGGTGATGAACTCGGTGTCGTTCTTCTTCGGGCCGTCGCCCCACATCTCAGAGAAACCGGCCTCGTGGTCGAAGTCTTCTGAGGTGGTGCCGACGACGGGCACGTCAAGGTCGTAGAGGTAACCGGCGAGTGCATAGTTGAGCACGACGACGCGCTCGGGAACGGCGGGCACCGTGACCTCGCCCTGTTCGGTCGTGACCGTGCGCTCGGTGGCCTCGGCGGTTTCGGCGGCCTGGGTGTCGGCAGGCTTCTCTGACGATGAGCAACCGGTGAGCAGCACCGAGGCGCCGAGCAGGGCCGCGATGACGGGAACGAGTGGGTTTCGGGAACGCAAAAGCATAAGCTTCTCTCTTGGGATAATCAGTGAGGTGCGAGACATCTCGGGGGCAGGTCGCAGCCCCGCTTCATATGATGTTAGTTAGGCTACACTTACCAAACTGCTCGAGAAAGGCGAAAGTCATGCTTTGCGACACCAAGCCGACACCGGGTTCGAACCGGCACGACATCGGCGCGCAAATCGGCGGTTTTGGCCCAGCACTGGCGGCGACACCGAGGGGATGGGCCGTTGCTGCGCGCTGACCTACTCTCGGTGGTTCCCGAGAACGCCGTGCGCTTTCTCGGTCACGAGACCCACTCGCACGAGTACCCGCACCTCATTCACGTCGTGAGCGGCGCGGCCGACCTCGTCGTCGAGGGCCGCCCCATTCGCCTCGGCCCGAAAGAGAACCTCTGGCTCGCGCCCAACGTCGAGCACTCGGCGAGGTACACGCAAGAGAGCGTCGTGTTTGGCCCGTTCCTCTCGCCGCAGACGATCCCACCGAACCCCATTCAGCTGCTCGGCATCGTTCCCGACCTCACGCGACTCGTCGCAACGATTCTCGGGGCAGGGCCCCGCACCCCCGAAGAGGTGCACGTGTTTCGCGTCGCCCTCGATGAGGTGCTCAGCACCATGCGGCTCGACTGCTTTCCACTACTCACCCCCGCGCACCCGGCCGCGAGAGCGGTCGCGCAGGCGTGCATCGCGAGTTCGTCAACGCTCAACGAACTCGCGGCCCTCGCCGGCACGAGCCCCCGCCACATGCAGCGACTCTTTCGCGACGAAACCGGTCTGTCATTTACGAGCTGGCGAGCGCGGGCAAGGCTCAACGTCGCGGTCGCGCGGCTTCGGGGCGGCACGAGCCTGCAGGCGGCGGCCACCGCATCGGGCTACGCGAGCCGGGCGGGGCTGCTCAAGGCGCTCAGCCGCGAGACCGGCATCGAGCGCGACGAGCTGTCGCGCGATGCGCTCGGCGCCGTCGAGCGCTGGGCT from Leucobacter sp. UCMA 4100 includes:
- a CDS encoding FecCD family ABC transporter permease encodes the protein MSATVVLRAGRFSRRTTRRAIVVQVLLVIAVVACSLAALTLGSRSLSIEQVFNALSPGATGIDRMVVVEWRAPRALAAVLFGACLGVSGAMFQSLTRNPLGSPDIVGLNTGAYTGVVVMLMMGNTGYGSQAVGAIVGGIGAAMIIYLLAYRRGMGGFRLVIVGIAVSAMLASVNVWFSVNVDLELAAEAAVWGAGSINGVEWPVVIASAAVAVPLVVMLPMLARRLRQLQLGDDTAAALGVPLERSKALIVIVGVALTALVTAVAGPVAFISLAAPPIATRITGRKGTLDLVGAALVGALLLSASDLIAQHAIPGATLPVGAVTVCLGGLYLIWLLFRESARS
- a CDS encoding iron chelate uptake ABC transporter family permease subunit, which encodes MTPVPKSRHRIAWLCVSLVVLACVCAASIAIGSAKLPLSTVWAALTDPDGSIDHATVLTLRVPRTLLGLLVGAALAVSGALMQGLTRNPLADPGILGVNAGAGFAIVLGVSLFGVTRISQYLWFGFIGAVAAGMLVYFVAARGGGGATPLRLTLVGVALSAVLTGFSHTLAMLNTRTFDRMRFWGAGSLADRPEGTMQVVLPFIAIGLVLAFTTARGMNALALGDDLARSVGSRVGFTRARGMIAVTLMCGAATAAVGPIGFVGLMVPHAVRFMVGPDQRWILPFSLVLGPTLVLTSDILGRVIVSPAELQVGVVTAFLGAPVLIALVRRTKVAAL
- a CDS encoding siderophore-interacting protein — its product is MAHHDLIIHPLVLRCVHVTRIVDVTPRMRRVTLSGEQLAAFSNGQHDLPAFASPGFDDHVKLIFASDSDIAQVLPEQLPNGIEWAPAETRQGRDYTPRRFDAATGELDLDFVMHGDGPAASWAQRATVGAALWFAGPKSSTVVPDDADWVLLAGDETALPAIGRYFDERPSAAPVRAVITIADARAKQEFSLGPNDQVEWVIAPEHDERALAEAVAKLQVPGGTPYVWAAAESRALLPVRKLAKALGAAKSHTNITGYWHKTPEADAPGQLAHEPTLPEMPITWFAVRAALSIGLLDALAAEPISLETLAARLRATAGELDALTELLVQAGLVTRDDQGLLSLDRLGEELCEDEHEQEHYVGCEADQVLALQALPEALGSDRSAWEHVSGSSLRTSVETNTEYYEELVDEARGLPHVLTGLTRQAVWGEAPKVAVTGPGALEVSEVLQAEVGASITVFESAGPLAVLRQVAHEAPWAFAQGVPEGADLVATALAFGHRSDAEVVSLLRSLAGAAERLVLIERLSPDGLSPAASAAQALVDYAVLGVPTRTPEATLALVEAAGWSLVSREKLGWGIESLEVIATAGR
- a CDS encoding ABC transporter substrate-binding protein; the encoded protein is MLLRSRNPLVPVIAALLGASVLLTGCSSSEKPADTQAAETAEATERTVTTEQGEVTVPAVPERVVVLNYALAGYLYDLDVPVVGTTSEDFDHEAGFSEMWGDGPKKNDTEFITWGMDGFDLEAILELEPDLIVAGGMGLPGGLASKGYDQLSQIAPTVIVNKDLTTWQEQFEFIADDLFGRADDYADRLKAYEDRVAEVKAAIDVPASPASVLTITSDGTPYLLFEDTGLPQELEALGFTAAPLVEEHGLEPYNPGGDMATLSTEQVGQLLADVPTLFITGFNTDTTDVATLAKQPVWAGTKAFSDDHAYDLPYWTVRGDYDKALALLDIIEEQFS
- a CDS encoding helix-turn-helix domain-containing protein, with protein sequence MLRADLLSVVPENAVRFLGHETHSHEYPHLIHVVSGAADLVVEGRPIRLGPKENLWLAPNVEHSARYTQESVVFGPFLSPQTIPPNPIQLLGIVPDLTRLVATILGAGPRTPEEVHVFRVALDEVLSTMRLDCFPLLTPAHPAARAVAQACIASSSTLNELAALAGTSPRHMQRLFRDETGLSFTSWRARARLNVAVARLRGGTSLQAAATASGYASRAGLLKALSRETGIERDELSRDALGAVERWATTGA